A single Anopheles arabiensis isolate DONGOLA chromosome 2, AaraD3, whole genome shotgun sequence DNA region contains:
- the LOC120898372 gene encoding uncharacterized protein LOC120898372, with amino-acid sequence MAQLSTTAAAEACSLRHGTVPIVKQPQLTSNSCQSRLFIFIFVDINFGMDAPASTESHPKKRPKASKKPQSSSKGESTKDRAPKFQSARSVFNAFQKHGAQNTEEIEKTLQKLVSPDALAKYVNEFATMSEENVLDKMKNSPEFVQCASWSEILDSVGFRETCNNELPLALQIIAHTEHFPKPENANGVDFQLLYLNLASMMMGQPIRVMNQSTQDALKKVYEETVLQTSRADQKEEIAILHETLKTMRNPVQSNEQNRIVDDLRRLFADPNINPFRLPINQICSNNP; translated from the exons TACTGTACCCATTGTCAAGCAGCCTCAACTAACGTCAAACAGCTGTCAAAgccgtttgtttattttcatttttgtggACATAAATTTCGGGATGGACGCGCCAGCCAGCACAGAATCTCATCCAAAAAAACGCCCCAAAGCATCGAAAAAGCCGCAAAGTTCCTCGAAAGGTGAATCTACCAAAGACCGGGCACCCAAATTCCAATCGGCAAGAAGTGTGTTCAATGCGTTTCAGAAGCATGGTGCTCAAAACACGGAGGAAATTGAAAAGACCCTACAAAAACTGGTATCACCGGACGCTCTGGCAAAGTACGTGAACGAGTTTGCCACCATGAGTGAGGAAAATGTGTTGGACAAGATGAAAAACAGTCCGGAATTTGTGCAGTGTGCGTCGTGGAGCGAAATTCTCGATTCGGTCGGGTTTCGCGAGACGTGCAACAACGAGTTACCGCTGGCGCTGCAAATCATTGCTCACACGGAGCATTTTCCCAAACCAGAAAATGCAAACGGTGTTGATTTTCAGCTGCTGTATCTGAACCTGGCCAGCATGATGATGGGGCAACCGATACGGGTTATGAATCAAAGTACACAGGATGCACTGAAGAAGGTATATGAG GAAACCGTGTTGCAAACGTCCAGGGCGGATCAAAAGGAAGAGATAGCCATACTACACGAGACACTGAAAACGATGCGCAATCCGGTACAGTCTAATGAACAGAATAGAATTGTGGACGACTTGAGGCGGTTGTTTGCCGACCCGAACATAAACCCTTTCCGCCTTCCGATTAATCAGATATGTTCGAATAACCCGTAA
- the LOC120898376 gene encoding uncharacterized protein LOC120898376, whose amino-acid sequence MKLLLKIHNKDRHSTTTAAVNLFQRKRKYHHRRHSKSSSPVPSGGASLPASQQSGPSASSTPPHVSSSSLTSAASGAAVPCGTFDADRTTSGAASLAALVYGGPGNCTEPISCPIERRPLLRNSPSQSSARSFASSSRPGRNNQNRGLPSAEPSTLRQERYFIYGALIFFAIVGFSTAIYFIVNQVRGPADIDREILFDTNYHRRTMPNLGNSHMIIERRNWGSQVDAHASIQLEHPVQYVIVTHIGLRSKNCTGMHECANRMRMLQDAAIGERNLPDIPSNFYLGGDGNVYVGRGWDIANSYHNRTLSVCFIGDFQTYEPKESQFSALHHLLTYGVIQRKLASDYKLVARRQTKPTTASPGDMLYARLVRLSRWNPCGTQAYAHCGAELGFPSVWDDEHDFNEHGYNNQNQLMGPNTSPGIKYERLIVYSIITLFIIIGLVLLFYVIYMMFPSGDNIIPKELFFEDNSASKSIPNLGNGHMVIDRHNWGAQQGVHGPYKLPHPIPYVLITHIGVHSEICSDVHVCSIKMRTLQDAAIAEKSLQDIPSNFYVGGDGNVYVGRGWDTANAYANMSLAVCFMGDYGRYEPNDLQLSALDHLLTFGEKHHLLTEDYKIVAHRQARTTRSPGIKLYEKITKLTRWYPCGLPGYAKCGVEIGLPTVWDQEYPKSIPTIVPTVRDNSTQTN is encoded by the exons ATGAAACTGTTGCTGAAAATTCACAACAAAGATCGTCACTCGACGACCACGGCGGCGGTCAATCTGTTCCAGCGGAAGCGTAAATATCATCATCGTAGACACTCGAAATCATCTTCCCCGGTGCCCTCCGGGGGCGCCTCTCTGCCTGCCTCCCAGCAGTCTGGCCCTTCCGCATCTTCCACCCCGCCGCACGTATCCTCATCCTCGCTGACGTCAGCCGCGTCCGGTGCTGCCGTGCCGTGCGGTACGTTTGACGCGGATCGGACCACTTCCGGTGCTGCGTCACTGGCCGCACTCGTGTACGGTGGACCCGGAAACTGCACGGAACCGATTTCCTGCCCCATCGAAAGACGTCCGCTACTGCGGAATTCCCCATCACAGTCATCGGCACGCAGTTTTGCTAGCTCTTCCCGAC CCGGCCGCAACAATCAGAACCGCGGACTACCTTCAGCGGAACCATCGACCCTGCGTCAGGAGCGCTACTTCATTTACGGAGCGCTGATATTTTTCGCGATCGTCGGATTCTCAACCGCCATCTACTTCATCGTGAACCAGGTGCGCGGTCCAGCTGACATTGACCGGGAGATACTGTTCGACACCAACTACCACCGGCGGACGA TGCCCAATCTCGGCAACAGCCACATGATCATCGAACGGCGTAACTGGGGTTCGCAGGTGGATGCGCACGCATCGATCCAATTGGAGCATCCGGTTCAGTACGTGATCGTTACGCACATCGGCCTGCGCTCCAAAAATTGCACCGGCATGCACGAATGTGCGAACAGGATGCGCATGCTACAGGATGCAGCCATCGGTGAGCGGAATCTACCCGACATTCCAAGCAACTTTTAT CTTGGTGGAGATGGCAACGTGTACGTGGGCCGTGGTTGGGATATTGCTAATTCGTATCACAATCGAACACTGTCCGTCTGCTTCATAGGAGACTTCCAAACCTACGAACCGAAAGAATCTCAATTCTCCGCCCTGCACCATCTCCTGACGTACGGTGTGATACAGCGAAAGCTTGCCAGCGACTATAAGCTTGTGGCACGAAGACAG ACCAAACCTACCACAGCCAGCCCTGGCGACATGCTATACGCTAGGCTCGTTCGACTATCCCGGTGGAATCCTTGTGGAACGCAAGCATACGCACACTGTGGGGCAGAATTGGGCTTTCCGAGCGTTTGGGACGATGAGCACGATTTCAATGAGC ATGGATACAATAATCAGAACCAGTTGATGGGACCAAATACTTCGCCGGGCATAAAATACGAACGCCTTATCGTGTACAGCATAATTACACTCTTTATAATCATTGGTTTGGTGCTATTGTTTTACGTTATCTACATGATGTTCCCCTCCGGCGACAATATCATTCCAAAGGAACTATTTTTTGAGGACAACTCTGCTTCTAAATCAA TTCCCAATCTCGGCAACGGGCACATGGTCATCGATCGCCACAACTGGGGTGCACAGCAGGGTGTACATGGACCGTACAAGCTGCCACATCCCATTCCGTACGTGCTGATAACGCACATAGGCGTCCACTCGGAAATCTGCTCCGATGTGCACGTTTGCTCCATCAAGATGCGCACGCTGCAAGATGCAGCAATTGCCGAGAAAAGTCTGCAAGACATACCGAGCAATTTTTAT GTCGGTGGTGACGGAAACGTTTACGTTGGTCGTGGATGGGATACGGCCAATGCGTACGCTAACATGTCACTGGCCGTGTGCTTCATGGGCGATTACGGGCGGTATGAACCGAACGATCTTCAGCTTTCAGCACTGGACCATCTGTTGACGTTCGGCGAGAAACACCACCTTTTAACGGAAGACTACAAAATCGTCGCACATCGACAG GCACGAACTACACGCAGTCCTGGGATAAAACTGTACGAGAAAATAACGAAACTCACGCGATGGTACCCGTGCGGACTACCAGGTTACGCAAAGTGTGGCGTCGAAATAGGCCTACCAACAGTCTGGGATCAAGAATACCCAAAATCGATCCCTACAATAGTTCCGACTGTTCGTGATAATAGTactcaaacaaattaa